The Streptomyces sp. RKAG293 genome includes a region encoding these proteins:
- a CDS encoding polyprenyl synthetase family protein has protein sequence MTTHPLPPKTSVPGQLRAGLLDQVEERLRGLLAGEFDRWHAVNPRAASLVGSITELVRAGGDRIRPVICVTGYLAAGGDPTSTAIVDAAAALELLDTCFLIRSDIRDNAPLRHGIPTLHVSHAAEHERSGWRGESRRFGEGTAVLAGDLALAYADRLASRLPAAAWQLWDELRTERVIGAHTDAACVTEYLDDPWPGRCIAGCAKGCGAGWYALHHPLLLGAALAGRQDLAASYRDYARPLHAAWRLRGFLEGGPGYDWDAQMLREVLLGTEERDTAERIISQLVARADRVVDAAPLAPGWRDELAAFAIRISGLSE, from the coding sequence ATGACCACGCATCCTCTGCCGCCGAAGACATCCGTCCCCGGGCAACTGCGTGCCGGACTGCTCGACCAGGTGGAGGAGCGGCTGCGCGGCCTGCTGGCCGGGGAGTTCGACCGCTGGCACGCGGTGAACCCGAGGGCGGCGAGCCTGGTCGGCTCGATCACCGAGCTGGTGCGGGCGGGCGGCGACCGGATCCGCCCCGTCATCTGCGTCACCGGCTACCTCGCCGCGGGCGGCGACCCCACCTCCACCGCGATCGTCGACGCGGCGGCCGCGCTGGAACTGCTCGACACCTGCTTCCTCATCCGCAGCGACATCCGCGACAACGCCCCGCTGCGGCACGGCATCCCCACCCTGCACGTCAGCCATGCCGCCGAGCACGAGCGCAGCGGCTGGCGCGGTGAGTCCCGGCGCTTCGGCGAGGGCACCGCGGTCCTCGCGGGGGACCTGGCGCTCGCCTACGCGGACCGGCTCGCGTCGCGGCTGCCGGCCGCCGCGTGGCAGCTGTGGGACGAGTTGCGCACCGAACGCGTCATCGGCGCCCACACCGACGCCGCCTGTGTGACGGAGTACCTCGACGACCCGTGGCCGGGCCGCTGCATCGCGGGCTGCGCCAAGGGCTGCGGGGCGGGCTGGTACGCCCTGCACCACCCGCTGCTGCTCGGCGCCGCGCTGGCCGGCCGGCAGGACCTCGCCGCCTCGTACCGCGACTACGCCCGCCCCCTGCACGCCGCCTGGCGGCTGCGCGGCTTCCTGGAGGGCGGGCCCGGCTACGACTGGGACGCGCAGATGCTGCGCGAGGTGCTGCTGGGCACGGAGGAGCGGGACACGGCGGAGCGGATCATCTCCCAGCTCGTCGCCCGTGCCGACCGCGTCGTGGACGCCGCGCCGCTCGCCCCCGGCTGGCGCGACGAACTCGCCGCGTTCGCGATCCGGATCTCCGGCCTGTCGGAGTAG
- a CDS encoding AMP-binding protein has product MNGSTDRDADPAEQATGHLSGLLAAVTPPEEVAARFRAEGWWRDETFLHDLYRTAAMDPGRPAIVSQRIHRPADRRTVTVSYAQLALYVDRFAAALDRLGIGAGDPVAFQLPSWWEAAALTLACLRVGALAVPVLPTVRAHGLERILEGSRARICVVPDVWEGFPHAQALADLAPALPWLRHRVVIGDAAATGALDFAGYFQRTPHERGPRARRLSLRSDRADRISLMITVMSLGDAYAAALHTPNTLYANISTQRDPAGPGRRPGEVFYSALPLTSLASLLYSVCWPLAVGGTGVYQDVWDPGSCLDLMAAAGVNQAYAAPVYWSEVLAAQQHRPRELGALRLLLSGGRTSTPAQLLADLPGALGAPVRTVWGAPELGMGTVTRGDTPAERNAESDGRPLPGLEVSVVPAEGVGDAQTSQLRVRGPSVCLATWQRGGGPAPLITWDRDEGWLDTGDLAKADGLGGVQVMRRAGERLGGIFLVPVAELEERLLTHPRVREAAVVGYVDPEYGEMPCAVVVPTTEAEPPGLVELRDHLAGRGVAAAFLPTRLELVGSLPRDDRGELRKEGLRSWLARIRPGVPRPVPVPAPDA; this is encoded by the coding sequence GTGAACGGAAGTACGGACAGGGACGCGGACCCGGCGGAGCAGGCGACCGGGCACCTGTCCGGGCTGCTGGCCGCCGTCACACCGCCCGAGGAGGTGGCGGCCCGGTTCCGGGCCGAGGGCTGGTGGCGGGACGAGACGTTCCTGCACGACCTGTACCGGACCGCGGCCATGGACCCCGGCCGGCCCGCCATCGTCTCCCAGCGGATCCACCGCCCTGCCGACCGCCGTACGGTCACCGTCAGCTACGCGCAACTGGCCCTCTACGTCGACCGGTTCGCCGCCGCGCTCGACCGTCTCGGGATCGGCGCCGGCGATCCGGTCGCCTTCCAGCTGCCGAGCTGGTGGGAGGCCGCCGCGCTCACCCTGGCCTGCCTGCGGGTGGGCGCGCTCGCCGTCCCCGTCCTGCCGACCGTGCGTGCGCACGGCCTGGAACGGATCCTGGAGGGCAGCCGGGCGCGGATCTGTGTGGTGCCCGACGTCTGGGAGGGCTTCCCGCACGCGCAGGCCCTCGCCGATCTCGCCCCGGCGCTCCCCTGGCTGCGGCACCGCGTGGTGATCGGTGACGCCGCCGCGACGGGCGCCCTCGACTTCGCCGGGTACTTCCAGCGCACTCCGCACGAACGCGGGCCGCGCGCACGGCGGTTGAGCCTGCGCTCCGACCGGGCGGACCGGATCAGCCTCATGATCACCGTCATGAGCCTGGGCGATGCCTACGCCGCCGCCCTGCACACCCCCAACACCCTGTACGCGAACATCAGCACCCAGCGGGACCCGGCGGGGCCGGGCCGGCGGCCCGGCGAGGTCTTCTACTCGGCGCTGCCGCTCACCTCCCTCGCCTCGCTGCTGTACAGCGTCTGCTGGCCGCTCGCGGTCGGCGGCACCGGTGTCTACCAGGACGTCTGGGATCCGGGCAGCTGCCTCGACCTGATGGCCGCCGCCGGGGTCAACCAGGCGTACGCGGCTCCCGTCTACTGGTCCGAGGTGCTCGCCGCGCAGCAGCACCGCCCCCGCGAGCTCGGCGCCCTGCGCCTGCTGCTCTCCGGCGGGCGCACCAGCACGCCGGCCCAGCTGCTCGCCGATCTGCCGGGGGCGCTGGGCGCGCCGGTCCGCACCGTCTGGGGCGCCCCCGAGCTGGGCATGGGCACGGTGACCCGGGGCGACACCCCGGCCGAGCGCAACGCCGAGAGCGACGGGCGCCCGCTGCCCGGCCTCGAGGTCTCCGTGGTGCCCGCCGAGGGCGTCGGGGACGCGCAGACGTCACAGCTCCGGGTCCGCGGCCCCTCCGTCTGCCTGGCGACGTGGCAGCGCGGCGGCGGACCGGCCCCGCTGATCACCTGGGACCGCGACGAGGGCTGGCTCGACACCGGGGACCTCGCCAAGGCCGACGGCCTCGGCGGCGTCCAGGTCATGCGGCGGGCCGGCGAGCGGCTGGGCGGCATCTTCCTGGTGCCGGTGGCCGAGCTGGAGGAGCGGCTGCTGACCCATCCCCGGGTGCGCGAGGCCGCGGTGGTCGGCTACGTCGATCCGGAGTACGGCGAGATGCCGTGCGCCGTCGTCGTGCCCACCACCGAGGCGGAGCCGCCCGGCCTGGTCGAGCTGCGGGACCACCTGGCCGGGCGCGGCGTCGCCGCCGCGTTCCTGCCGACCCGGCTGGAGCTGGTCGGTTCGCTGCCCAGGGACGACCGGGGCGAGCTGCGCAAGGAGGGCCTGCGCAGCTGGCTCGCCCGCATCCGGCCGGGCGTCCCCCGCCCGGTCCCGGTCCCCGCGCCCGACGCGTAG
- a CDS encoding LuxR C-terminal-related transcriptional regulator — MPVSQQERERRQDRPQAGPERFGPRRSLVGRETETVVLAGRLRDPSVRLLTLTGPAGVGKSRLAAEAAAGAADFFDEVRCVDLAREALPDRVPEGHVLLVLDGCDQPDVPPVAGIGELIASNDRLVVLATGQEPLHVYGERLLPVAPLPVPETAAAAEPDVQEVQDVPSVALFIRRARDADPGFALTAENVAAVAEICALLEGLPLAVELAAGRLRLFPPHVLLARLRHRTTILAGGPVDAPERHRSLTALARWSCRQLDAEQRGHLEQLAVFERGFGLAMLVRVGAEDVLETLIDKNLLTVVDQELGEPRFAVPEPVRSFLLNELEQAGGTDAALDRHASEYQRLVTATEPRLAGTEQEKWLGVLAAESGNISAALRRLRARGEREAVAALVSACRQPWLVQGRLREGLDWCDGLAEDGPGDGGGTLPEPVRARLVDLSGTFTAALGDPDLAVRRHRRALALCKRLGDRRQGALVTARMGMALLLLGDPSGAQAALGPALATLESLGAAGPAAEAGTALAGALRVQGETRKGKELLDRALDAYRRIRDPRGLATALRESAAFAEDGEDLDAAGRALRESLRLYDSIGERTELPATLESFALLLLRASPGQQPRAVRLIAAADALRRSFGGRVPDERWGVLEEALAGLRERLHWTGFATAWAEGLRLAPGAAVAEALAAAVPAPHAEQESPAAQPLTPRQVQVAMLVSEGLTNRQIAGQLGISEWTVVNHVRQVMRRLNCTSRVQVAWSVGRWP, encoded by the coding sequence ATGCCGGTATCGCAGCAGGAACGGGAACGGCGGCAGGACCGCCCGCAGGCCGGGCCTGAACGGTTCGGCCCGCGCCGCAGTCTGGTCGGGCGGGAGACGGAAACGGTCGTCCTGGCCGGGCGGTTGCGGGATCCGTCGGTGCGGCTGCTGACCCTGACGGGGCCCGCCGGGGTCGGGAAGAGCCGGCTCGCGGCGGAGGCAGCCGCCGGGGCGGCGGACTTCTTCGACGAGGTGCGGTGCGTGGACCTGGCGCGGGAGGCGCTTCCCGACCGGGTGCCCGAGGGGCACGTCCTGCTCGTCCTGGACGGCTGCGACCAGCCGGACGTTCCTCCGGTCGCCGGGATCGGCGAACTCATCGCGTCCAACGACCGGTTGGTGGTGCTGGCCACCGGCCAGGAGCCGCTGCACGTCTACGGGGAACGGCTGCTGCCCGTCGCACCGCTGCCGGTGCCCGAGACGGCCGCGGCGGCCGAGCCCGATGTGCAGGAGGTCCAGGACGTTCCGTCGGTCGCGCTGTTCATCCGGCGGGCCCGGGACGCCGACCCCGGTTTCGCGCTGACGGCGGAGAACGTCGCGGCCGTCGCGGAGATCTGCGCGCTGCTGGAGGGGCTGCCGCTCGCCGTCGAACTGGCCGCCGGGCGGCTGCGGCTGTTCCCGCCGCACGTCCTGCTCGCCCGGCTGCGGCACCGGACCACGATCCTGGCCGGCGGCCCGGTGGACGCGCCGGAACGGCACCGGTCGCTGACGGCGCTCGCGCGGTGGAGCTGCCGGCAGCTGGACGCGGAACAGCGCGGGCACCTGGAGCAGCTGGCCGTCTTCGAGCGGGGATTCGGACTGGCGATGCTGGTCCGGGTGGGCGCCGAGGACGTGCTGGAGACGCTGATCGACAAGAACCTGCTGACCGTCGTCGACCAGGAGCTGGGCGAGCCCCGGTTCGCCGTCCCCGAGCCGGTGCGGTCGTTCCTGCTCAACGAGCTGGAGCAGGCGGGCGGCACGGACGCGGCCCTGGACCGGCACGCGAGCGAGTACCAGCGGCTGGTGACGGCCACCGAACCGCGGCTGGCCGGCACCGAACAGGAGAAGTGGCTCGGTGTGCTGGCCGCGGAGAGCGGCAACATCAGCGCGGCGCTGCGCCGGCTGCGGGCCCGGGGCGAGCGGGAGGCCGTCGCGGCGCTGGTCTCCGCGTGCCGGCAGCCGTGGCTCGTCCAGGGGCGGCTGCGCGAGGGCCTCGACTGGTGCGACGGCCTCGCCGAGGACGGCCCGGGTGACGGCGGCGGGACGCTGCCGGAGCCGGTGCGGGCCCGGCTCGTCGACCTGTCGGGCACCTTCACGGCGGCGCTCGGCGACCCGGACCTGGCGGTTCGGCGGCACCGCCGCGCGCTCGCGCTGTGCAAGCGGCTCGGCGACCGCCGGCAGGGCGCGCTGGTGACGGCGCGGATGGGCATGGCGCTGCTGCTGCTGGGCGATCCGTCCGGGGCGCAGGCGGCGCTCGGCCCCGCGCTGGCCACCCTGGAGTCGCTGGGCGCGGCGGGACCCGCCGCAGAGGCCGGCACCGCGCTGGCCGGGGCGCTGCGCGTGCAGGGCGAGACCCGCAAGGGGAAGGAACTGCTGGACCGCGCGCTCGACGCGTACCGGCGGATCCGCGACCCGCGCGGACTGGCGACCGCGCTGCGCGAGTCCGCGGCCTTCGCCGAGGACGGTGAGGACCTGGACGCGGCGGGCCGGGCGCTGCGCGAGAGCCTGCGGCTGTACGACTCGATCGGCGAACGCACCGAACTCCCCGCCACCCTGGAGTCGTTCGCGCTGCTGCTGCTCCGCGCCTCCCCCGGCCAGCAGCCGCGCGCCGTCCGGCTGATCGCGGCTGCCGACGCGCTGCGCCGGAGCTTCGGGGGCAGGGTCCCCGACGAGCGGTGGGGAGTGCTGGAGGAGGCGCTGGCGGGGCTGCGGGAGCGGCTGCACTGGACGGGCTTCGCCACCGCGTGGGCCGAGGGGCTGCGGCTGGCGCCCGGCGCGGCCGTGGCGGAGGCGCTGGCGGCGGCCGTGCCCGCCCCGCACGCCGAGCAGGAGAGCCCGGCGGCGCAGCCGCTCACCCCGCGCCAGGTCCAGGTCGCGATGCTCGTCTCGGAGGGTCTGACCAACCGGCAGATAGCCGGTCAGCTCGGCATTTCCGAATGGACGGTGGTCAACCACGTCCGCCAGGTGATGCGCCGGCTCAACTGCACCTCCCGGGTGCAGGTGGCCTGGTCGGTCGGCCGATGGCCGTAA
- a CDS encoding AfsR/SARP family transcriptional regulator, whose product MRFWILGPMEIGGDDGPAAGPDGAATPAVSYTPRAAKLRVVLAALLVRANEVVSVESLIDELWQDNPPRTATTTLQVYVSQLRKLLHSADPEHGRDTLLTRPPGYLLRLEPDRLDMTTFEELHARGRKALEAEDYASAAELQQRAIALWRGPLLSDTPHGPLLGGAAVRLTEARMTALDQRIRADLQLGRHRGLIAELQSLASEHPLREEFHAHLMVALYRTGRQAEALRTFGRVRRTLVDELAIEPGPRLQRLHRRILAGDAALLSSGGSGGAVVIGTATGTGSGGADTSAPGVPERPAFQAVTSLPAADGAFTGRDGVLAEVERLLRDAPAGTSVAITGKSGVGKTALAVEAAHRSADAFPDGRIFLDLEPDPGRPLGAADAMTRLLRRAGTQVTLPAEAQDLQDALRHLLTDRRILLVLDNATSEAQLRPLLPATAGSTALITGRRLPAGLGGVRPVVLNALDPEESLRLFDALAGPGPAAAEPAAAAEIVELCGHLPLAVHIAAAQLRARPHWTAGSLAARLRDERSRLTELQLGDLDVRGTLMVAYLDSSPAAQRAFRLLGLLPAGPFGLWAAAAVLGLEEGEAGRIVENLVDGRLLEASVHDGLRQGRYHFHELLRILAAELLAAEETPESARAATERMCEAYTQAAERADAALTPRPVTGPVAVPGPVTDHPQEWFAQEQPALVHAVRAAHAAGLWSAVLRLVDAMTGYLEAHASWADWRTTHTFGLDAARHSGDRAGEARMLRSLGDLAWQNRRLDEAADLYTRARDTAELCADPYEYGRALVGLADLHLDNGDTAAAAALLEPALAALAAPARARGRYDALRALALLALEAEGPEAAQARFTQCLDLATALKDRRLEAYARRALRALRDPAPAAGKPTDLEVRPGIWRLRAPAPRRSPLPAPGRLSALTA is encoded by the coding sequence ATGAGATTCTGGATTCTGGGCCCGATGGAGATCGGTGGGGACGACGGGCCGGCGGCCGGCCCCGACGGCGCCGCCACGCCCGCCGTCTCCTACACACCGCGCGCCGCCAAGCTGCGCGTCGTGCTGGCCGCCCTGCTGGTACGGGCGAACGAGGTGGTGTCGGTCGAGAGCCTGATCGACGAGCTGTGGCAGGACAACCCGCCGCGCACCGCCACCACGACCCTCCAGGTCTACGTCTCCCAGCTGCGCAAGCTGCTGCACTCCGCCGACCCCGAGCACGGCCGCGACACCCTGCTGACCCGCCCGCCCGGCTATCTGCTGCGGCTGGAACCGGACCGGCTCGACATGACCACGTTCGAGGAGCTGCACGCCCGAGGACGCAAGGCGCTGGAGGCGGAGGACTACGCGTCCGCCGCGGAACTGCAGCAGCGGGCCATCGCGCTGTGGCGCGGACCGCTGCTCTCGGACACCCCGCACGGCCCGTTGCTGGGCGGCGCGGCGGTCCGGCTGACCGAGGCCCGGATGACGGCGCTCGACCAGCGGATCCGCGCGGACCTCCAGCTCGGCCGGCACCGCGGGCTCATCGCCGAACTGCAGTCCCTGGCCTCGGAGCACCCGCTGCGCGAGGAGTTCCACGCCCATCTGATGGTGGCGCTGTACCGGACCGGCCGGCAGGCGGAGGCGCTGCGTACGTTCGGACGGGTCCGCCGCACCCTCGTCGACGAGCTGGCCATCGAGCCCGGCCCGCGGCTGCAGCGGCTGCACCGGCGCATCCTGGCCGGGGACGCGGCCCTGCTGAGCTCGGGCGGCAGCGGCGGCGCCGTCGTCATCGGAACGGCGACCGGGACCGGGTCCGGCGGTGCGGACACGTCGGCGCCGGGCGTTCCCGAGCGGCCCGCGTTCCAGGCCGTCACCTCGCTGCCCGCCGCGGACGGCGCGTTCACCGGCCGCGACGGGGTGCTCGCGGAGGTGGAGCGGCTGCTGCGCGACGCCCCGGCCGGCACCAGCGTCGCCATCACCGGCAAGTCCGGCGTCGGCAAGACCGCGCTGGCCGTCGAGGCGGCGCACCGCAGCGCCGACGCCTTCCCCGACGGCCGGATCTTCCTCGATCTGGAGCCCGACCCCGGTCGGCCGCTCGGCGCGGCGGACGCGATGACGCGACTGCTGCGCCGCGCGGGAACGCAGGTCACCCTGCCCGCCGAGGCGCAGGACCTCCAGGACGCGCTGCGCCATCTGCTCACCGACCGCCGGATCCTGCTGGTCCTGGACAACGCCACCTCCGAGGCGCAGCTGCGCCCGCTGCTGCCCGCCACCGCGGGCTCCACCGCTCTCATCACCGGGCGCCGGCTGCCCGCCGGACTCGGCGGCGTCCGCCCGGTGGTGCTGAACGCCCTGGACCCGGAGGAGTCGCTGCGGCTCTTCGACGCGCTGGCGGGGCCCGGCCCCGCGGCAGCGGAGCCCGCGGCTGCGGCCGAGATCGTGGAGCTCTGCGGCCATCTGCCGCTCGCCGTGCACATCGCGGCCGCCCAGCTGCGGGCCCGGCCGCACTGGACCGCCGGTTCGCTCGCCGCCCGGCTGCGCGACGAACGCTCCCGGCTGACCGAGCTCCAGCTCGGCGACCTCGACGTGCGCGGCACCCTGATGGTCGCCTACCTGGACTCCTCCCCCGCCGCGCAGCGCGCCTTCCGTCTCCTGGGGCTGCTGCCCGCGGGGCCGTTCGGGCTGTGGGCGGCGGCCGCCGTCCTCGGTCTGGAGGAGGGCGAGGCCGGCCGGATCGTCGAGAACCTGGTGGACGGGCGGCTGTTGGAGGCGTCCGTGCACGACGGGCTCCGCCAGGGCCGCTACCACTTCCATGAGCTGCTGCGGATCCTCGCCGCAGAACTCCTCGCCGCCGAGGAGACCCCGGAGTCGGCACGCGCCGCCACCGAGCGGATGTGCGAGGCGTACACGCAGGCCGCCGAACGCGCCGATGCGGCGCTCACCCCGCGACCGGTGACCGGACCGGTGGCTGTCCCTGGTCCGGTCACCGACCACCCTCAGGAGTGGTTCGCCCAGGAGCAGCCGGCCCTGGTGCACGCGGTCCGCGCGGCGCACGCCGCCGGGCTGTGGTCCGCCGTGCTGCGTCTCGTCGACGCCATGACCGGTTATCTGGAGGCGCACGCCTCCTGGGCCGACTGGCGGACCACCCACACCTTCGGGCTCGACGCCGCCCGGCACAGCGGCGACCGGGCGGGCGAGGCCCGCATGCTGCGTTCGCTGGGGGACCTCGCCTGGCAGAACCGGCGGCTCGACGAAGCCGCCGACCTGTACACCCGGGCCCGTGACACCGCGGAACTCTGTGCCGACCCGTACGAATACGGCCGCGCCCTGGTCGGTCTCGCCGACCTCCACCTGGACAACGGCGACACCGCGGCGGCCGCCGCTCTGCTCGAACCGGCCCTGGCCGCCCTCGCCGCCCCGGCCCGGGCCCGCGGCCGGTACGACGCGCTGCGGGCGCTGGCCCTGCTCGCTCTGGAGGCGGAGGGCCCGGAAGCCGCCCAGGCCCGGTTCACCCAGTGCCTGGACCTCGCCACGGCGCTCAAGGACCGGCGGCTGGAGGCGTACGCCCGCCGTGCGCTGCGGGCGCTGCGTGATCCGGCACCGGCCGCCGGCAAGCCCACCGACCTCGAAGTGCGCCCCGGCATCTGGCGGCTGCGGGCCCCGGCGCCGCGCCGGTCGCCGCTGCCTGCGCCCGGCCGTCTGTCGGCCCTTACCGCCTGA
- a CDS encoding AfsA-related hotdog domain-containing protein produces MTVESAATAELALGSGTRHLIHCPPSWDHYLLDAPSVGEEHFVLAGELPRAHPLFNDGPGHFHDAQIVTETIREIGEFVGHRYFGVPQDRPGLFYGFNLRLTELRAWRTDWADATDSGTARMTTGITAKPANAMNGVPRGLDFHIDVKINDMPCCTGTAGLVFLMPQLHRNHLAHNRQALRAAPELDDAPDGALRPVDPAEVGRSAVSNVVVSEPSESSRGRLTTWLLTDNPNPVFAPEGGHLSGTQLLESVRQTSLLAAGRAFGLAPARSTLASSEVHFRSYAEPGLPLRCTAVPGALGRDEYGRPAVPVTLTVTQRRRAVAEARTTVVQDF; encoded by the coding sequence ATGACCGTAGAAAGCGCGGCCACCGCTGAACTGGCACTCGGCAGCGGCACCCGCCACCTCATCCACTGCCCGCCGTCGTGGGACCACTACCTGCTGGATGCCCCGAGCGTCGGGGAGGAACACTTCGTGCTGGCCGGTGAGCTGCCGCGGGCGCATCCGCTGTTCAACGACGGGCCCGGCCACTTCCATGACGCGCAGATCGTCACGGAGACGATCCGGGAGATCGGCGAGTTCGTCGGACACCGCTACTTCGGGGTGCCGCAGGACCGCCCGGGGCTCTTCTACGGCTTCAACCTGCGCCTCACCGAACTGCGCGCCTGGCGCACCGACTGGGCCGACGCGACGGACTCGGGCACGGCGAGGATGACGACGGGCATCACGGCGAAGCCCGCGAACGCGATGAACGGCGTACCGCGCGGCCTCGACTTCCACATCGACGTGAAGATCAACGACATGCCGTGCTGCACCGGCACGGCGGGGCTGGTCTTCCTGATGCCGCAGCTGCACCGCAACCACCTGGCCCACAACCGCCAGGCGCTGCGCGCCGCACCGGAGCTGGACGACGCCCCGGACGGGGCGCTGCGGCCGGTGGACCCGGCCGAGGTCGGCCGCTCCGCGGTGTCGAACGTCGTGGTCAGCGAGCCGTCGGAGTCCTCGCGCGGCCGGCTCACGACGTGGCTGCTGACCGACAACCCGAATCCGGTCTTCGCTCCGGAGGGCGGCCACCTGTCCGGGACGCAGCTGCTGGAGTCCGTGCGCCAGACCTCGCTGCTGGCGGCCGGCCGGGCCTTCGGGCTCGCCCCCGCGCGCAGCACGCTGGCCTCCTCCGAGGTGCACTTCCGCAGCTACGCGGAGCCCGGACTGCCGCTGCGCTGCACGGCGGTGCCGGGGGCGCTCGGCCGGGACGAGTACGGCCGGCCGGCCGTGCCCGTGACGCTGACGGTGACGCAGCGGCGCCGTGCCGTGGCGGAGGCCAGGACCACCGTGGTCCAGGACTTCTGA
- a CDS encoding LuxR family transcriptional regulator yields METALSQATGSAPVGRHQELLVLEESLRLARTSARIVSLAGEPWVGKSRLLAELIAAAHDDGWTVASGRAGRLGGPVPFEVFVDALDDQLARIGPDLAGRLGPREADRLAGVFPALAAGRREPAGPAPADPDAYWLIRAMRTLIGQAAEANGLLLVLDDVHRADPLSLQLLDHLVRHPPQAPVLIALAYRDSPTARHLSSLRTLRAHGAMPSWRHLDVAPLPERDAAALLPPGLDPIRRQLLLRDAAGVPGLLHALRDAGRLPVDPDAASVDFRALSPVAWRTACAAAVLGDPFTPGSVAEVAELPLERVLGGLDDLRSEGLIRTDGHLRRFRFRHPAVAGLVLRATDAGWRYGAQGRALHATAPTVDPAAGPAAAPMPLSAMTDALAGDELTAGLPDGPGAVELASLSRREVQVAVLVSAGFTNQQIAGRMQLSPKTVETYLSRIFKKLGVVSRTQVAHLVGRGGRHL; encoded by the coding sequence GTGGAGACCGCCCTGTCGCAGGCCACCGGCTCCGCACCGGTCGGCCGTCACCAGGAACTGCTCGTTCTGGAGGAGTCGTTGCGGCTCGCCCGGACGTCGGCGCGGATCGTCTCGCTGGCCGGTGAGCCATGGGTCGGCAAGTCCCGGCTGCTGGCGGAGCTGATCGCCGCGGCGCACGACGACGGCTGGACGGTGGCCTCGGGCCGGGCAGGACGGCTCGGCGGGCCCGTGCCGTTCGAGGTGTTCGTCGACGCTCTCGACGACCAGCTGGCGCGGATCGGCCCCGACCTGGCGGGTCGGCTGGGGCCCCGGGAGGCGGACCGGCTCGCCGGGGTCTTTCCCGCGCTGGCCGCGGGGCGCCGGGAGCCGGCCGGGCCGGCCCCGGCCGACCCGGACGCGTACTGGCTGATCCGCGCGATGCGCACCCTGATCGGGCAGGCGGCGGAGGCGAACGGGCTGCTGCTCGTCCTCGACGACGTGCACCGCGCCGATCCGCTGTCGCTGCAGCTCCTGGACCACCTGGTCCGGCATCCGCCGCAGGCACCGGTGCTCATCGCGCTCGCCTACCGCGACTCCCCCACCGCGCGCCATCTCTCGTCGCTGCGCACCCTGCGGGCCCATGGCGCCATGCCGTCCTGGCGGCACCTGGACGTCGCCCCGCTCCCCGAGCGGGACGCCGCCGCGCTGCTGCCGCCCGGGCTCGACCCGATCCGGCGCCAGTTGCTGCTCCGGGACGCGGCCGGGGTGCCGGGGCTGCTGCACGCCCTGCGCGACGCGGGCCGGCTGCCGGTCGATCCGGACGCCGCGTCCGTGGACTTCCGGGCGCTGTCCCCGGTGGCCTGGCGGACCGCCTGCGCCGCCGCCGTGCTCGGCGACCCGTTCACTCCCGGCAGCGTCGCCGAGGTGGCGGAACTGCCGCTGGAACGGGTGCTCGGCGGGCTCGACGATCTGCGGAGCGAGGGCCTCATCCGGACCGACGGCCATCTGCGCCGCTTCCGCTTCCGGCACCCGGCCGTCGCGGGCCTCGTCCTGCGCGCCACCGACGCGGGCTGGCGGTACGGCGCGCAGGGCCGCGCACTGCACGCGACGGCGCCGACCGTCGATCCGGCCGCCGGCCCGGCCGCCGCGCCGATGCCGCTGTCCGCGATGACGGACGCGCTGGCCGGGGACGAGCTGACGGCGGGCCTTCCGGACGGGCCCGGCGCCGTCGAGCTGGCGTCACTGAGCCGCCGTGAGGTCCAGGTCGCCGTGCTCGTCAGCGCGGGCTTCACCAATCAGCAGATCGCGGGCCGGATGCAGCTCAGCCCCAAGACCGTGGAGACGTATCTGAGCCGGATCTTCAAGAAGCTGGGTGTCGTGTCCCGTACGCAGGTCGCCCATCTGGTGGGGCGCGGCGGCCGGCACCTCTGA